The genomic interval GCAGCGGCCTGGGAAGAAGGCGCTCGCTGCCGTCTTTTCTACGATCAGGTCTTCGTCTTGTACGTCGAACTCGCGCCAGATTCGGTCCCGCAGCGGACCGGTGCCGCCCGACTCGCTGAACATCTTCGCGATGTCGGCCCCGAGGAACTCCTCGGTCACCGCGGTGATCTCCGTGCGTCCCGGCAGTACCCACGCGACTGTCCCGCCCAGGCCACGCAGGGTGCCGGCAAGCTCCTGGATGTTCGGCACGATGCCGCGTTCGTGGTCCCTTCCGCGACGAAGAACGAGACCATGTCGACCACCACCAGCGCAGTACGCTCCGGTGCCAGCTCCTGATAGGCATGCCGCCTCCCGCGCCGCGCCTCCTGCCGCAGGTACTCCCGCGTCTCGATCGTCCACTGGTGCAGTTTGGGAACCACCGTCTCCGTCACGCGGACCACCCTGCCAGTCCCCACCGACACGTTGACTGCGGCGGACGCACGGCCCCGCGAAGATGCAGGGCGGGCATAGCGCTTAGGCGGTTGCGCCCTGGACTGCGCTCAGGATGCCCGACAGGCTCTCCGGGTGGGCCATCGTCAGGTCTGCGAGATCGCTGGGCCGGAACCAGCGAAGATCGTCGTGCTCCTCGGGTGCGGCGTTGACAGGCTCGCCTTCCCAGCGAGTGACGAGGAACGCATGTACGTCAAGGGTGGGGTCTATAACCGTCATCGGGATGGGTACGGGGTCGTGGACATGGACGCCGAGTTCTTCGAGGCATTCCCGACCGACGGCCTGGTGAGGCAACTCGCCCGACTCGACATGTCCGCCGGCGGAGAAGCTCCAGGAGTCCGGATACCAACGACGCCACGGATGGCGATGCACCATGAGCACGAGCCCGTCGCGCACAAGCACAGCAACTGCGATCGGAATCTTGTCGCCCATGACGCCAGGCTATCGATCGAAGATGCCTAGCGGACGTTTTCGGGTGGGTGGAGTCCGAAGTGTTCGCACAGTACGGCGATGTCGTGTCGGTCGCTCCCGCGCAACTCGTATCCGGTGTGGTTCTGCAGGGCGAACTCGGGGCGTTCGCAGTGAACTGAGAGGCCCGCAATCTCCCCCTCACCGGAGAGATCCTCGCGGGTGAACATGAACGGCGCTTTGACGCTGCCGTAGTGGAGTCGGCCGTCGTTCAGAGTCTCGTACAGGTGAAGGTCTACGCGACGACTGTGGCCGTCGTGCAAGACGAAATTCCAGGGACGGTCGCCTGGCCAGGGGTAGATCTGGTCGACTCCTTCGTTGGCGAAGGCTGCGAGGAGACCTTCGAAATCATCTGCGTCTGCCCAGATGTCGAGATCCTGATGTTCGCGGGTCTGTTTCCCGACCAGGGCGTCGACAGCCCAACCTCCGCTGACGCATGCTGCGACCCCGCGCCCTTGCAAGGCAGTAATCAACGTGCGCGCAGCTTCCGGCGGCATAGCGTATTCGGTCACGCCCCAGAATCTCAGGCGAGGCAACTGCATTACTGCCGTCGAGCCCATTCGGACCTGCCACGATCCGTGCTCTCGGCGACAAAGCCGTTGCCCCCTTCGGCGTCGTACACAAGGCTGCACGAGGAGGTGGTGAGGATGACTGCAGTAGTACTCGATCTGACAGTGAGAGATCTGGCCGACGCCGATCTGGCCGCGTGTGGCTTTGCCGGCAGCGAACTGCACCTGACGCAGGTTGCCAAGGAGCTCGACCGAGCGCGTGGTGGAGAGGTCGACTACCTTGCCGTCTGCACCAAGACCGACCTGCCCGTAGCTATCGGCGGGGTCGACTACCTGCCGCATCCCGGTGCAGGTTCGCTGTGGCAGTTGTCCGTGCACCCGGCTTTGCAGTCCTGTGGGATCGGGACGGTGCTCATTCGGGCTGCGGAGCAGCGGATCTTGGCCCGGGGTCTTGATCGGGCCGAGGTCGGTGTCGAGCTGAGTAACCCTCGAGCCCGTGCCCTCTACGAGCGGCTGGGGTACGTCGCGTACGACGAAGTAGTCGAATCTTGGGATCAGCAAAACCCTGACGGTTCGATCACGCGGTACGAGACGACCTGCGCTCAGATGCGCAAGGAGCTGAGCGAGGGCAACTAGTGTCCTGAGTCGGAAGTTCGACGGCGCTTTCGGCGCCCAGGCACGCACCTCACGGCACGTGCCCAGCGCCCACGATGCTCCGCATCGAGGCCACTGACCACGCACCGCGATGCACGCACCTGAACACCGAAATCTCTCGCCGAACTTCCGACTCAGGACACTAGCGGGGATTAGGTGTGCAGGGTCGGGCGGTAGATGAGTTCTTGGGTGCGGCCGTCGAGTGTGCGGCTCTCGAGTAGTTCGAGGTCGAAGTCCGCGGCGCCCTGGAAGATCGGCTCCACGCCGGTCTGGCCGGCGATCACCGGGAAGACGGTCACCTGGACATGGTCGACCAGACCGGCGGCCATCAGGGCGCGGTTGAGCGAAAGGCTCCCGTGAGAGCGGAGCGGTACGTCGGACTCCTCCTTGAGCCGGGCGATCGTGTCGACGGCGTTGCCGCTCACCGCGGTTGCGTCCGGCCAGTCGAACGGGCCCTCGAGAGTCGACGACACGACCGTGGTCGGCATGCTTCGCATGCGCGCGTTCACCGGGTCGAGCGCCTCGGTCGGCACCTTGCTCACGCCCACCATTTCCATCATCAGCCGGAAGGTGCTGCCTCCGAACACCATCCGCTGCTTCTCGTCGTACGACGCGAGTCGCCGGTCCAGGAACTCGGGGCCTTGCTTACCCCAGTACGGTCCCCAGTCGGCGTTGTCGTACGACGCGAATCCGTCGAGGCTGGAGAAGACGTCGAAGGTGTAAATGGCGGTCATCATGCGCTCCCTGAATCTCCGGCCGACCCCGTGGACAGCCACCCACCACTGCGTCGAACACATCACCTCTGAGTCGACATCGTCCCCCAGAATTCTTCCGAGGAGGTCAGTTCGCGTGGTCCGCAGGTGGTTGCTGGGCAGCGTCCAGGCAGTAGATCTCGATGGCTTGATCGCCGAGGCTTGAACCGAAGCGACCAGCATCCGCATCCTTGCTGAGCGCACCGCATTCGCATCGGCCGTACCCGGATGGATCCAGCGAGACGAAACCGCCGCAGCGAATGCATCTGGCGAAGAGATCCGCGCGCATAACCCAGCCTGGACCTCCGCCAGTAGCCGCCGGGCCGTTCCCAAGGTACGTGTATCCGCTGACCATTCACCGAGCCTAAACGCACTGAGTGTCAGGGAATCATGCGGTTGCCAAGTCACGATCGGGAACGAAGATGTTGAGTTGCGCCAGGTGGTCGGGTGTTTGTTCGATGATTTGGGCGTGGTCCAGGAACGGATGGTCGGGGATCCAGGGCTCCGGGAGAGGGGCGACCTTGGTCCAGTCGGGTGGAGGTTCGCCTGCACCCTTGAATTCGTGGGCGGTCAGGGCGGCGAGGAGTGTGTCGAATCCGGTGTGAAGGGTTGTGCCCGGTGCTGCCTCCCAGGCGGCTTCGGAGCCATCGCGGCGTTTTAGCAGTAGGCGCAGGTGGTCGCGGCCCTGGAGCAGCATTCGCCAGGCCCAGTCGTCGTCACTCGCCTCGCGGATGGCTGTGGCTGTGGCGGGAGCTGTCATGATCCGGTGCTCGCGCGCGTCGTGGAGGGCGTGAGCAATCCGCCCGGCCCGGAGGACGAACTGCGCCGTCGGCTTGGTCCTGCCGGAACGGTAGGTGGACAGGCGGGACGCGGACGTGCGGAGGGCAGTGGCGAACGCAGCCTGGGACAGTCCGCTCTCGTCGAGGGCGTGGTTGAGCAGCGCGGTGACCGCCTGACTGTCCTTGTCCATCTCGCTCCCTTATCCAATCAGATAATACAAGCCAAACCGGGTCATGGGGCAAGGCTGGGGAAGAGGCGGAGGGCTTCGGTGACGAGGGGGGAGAACAGGTGGGTGTCGGCTGCCGTTGCGAGAACGACCCCTCGAACATCTTCCGAAGCGATGTCCTGGACGACGGGCCCGGCGACCTCTACGCGCGAAACGACGCCCGAATGGGTGAAATTGATGGGGTGACCGGAGGAATCTCGGTCGACGTGGAAGGTGAATGCGGTGCTGTCGAGTGCTTGGGTGAGTTCTACGCCGCACTCTTCCAGGAGTTCGCGGCGAAGGGTGGTCAGTTCGGATTCGGCGGGCTCGGGAGAGCCTCCTGGCAGGTCGAGGAGTCCCTCGTATGGTCCTCGCGTCTTGCGTACGAGGACGAGTTGGCCTTTCTGCTGCCAGATCGCGTAGACGCCGAAATGTTTCATCGTCCGGCTAGTCGGCCAGCTTGGTGATTGTTGTCAAGTATTTGTGGGGGATTTCGGCGCGTGTTCGGAGTTCGAGGGGATCGGCGTGTGGGATGAGGCGTAGCCAGGAGATGAGGCGGTGGACGTTGGTTAGGGCCTCGGCTGCGGCCAGGTCGGTGCGTAGTACCTGTGGGTCGGCGTCCAGGTGGTTGCGCCAGACGGTCAGATAAGTGTCGTGCAATTCGTCGCGGTGCGTGCGGGACAAGGGCGCGCGGGTCCATTCCACGACCGCGTCGAGGAGGCCGTGCAGCGACACGAACGGGTGGCCCCAGATCGTATTGCCGAAGTCGAAGAAGCGCGGTCGCAGTACGCCGGTCGAGCGGTCGGCGAAGATGTTCGCGGGGTACACGTCGTTGAACTCCAGATCGAGCGGGACGACATCGCTGAGAGACGCGGTTCGTCGGTCCAGTACGTCGGCGGCGAGCTCAGCTCGCTTCAGTACGTCGGGATCCGGCCGCAACGGATGCCCCGGCCGCAACAACGCCCACTCCCGGGCAACGCGGCGTACCCGCTCACCGGCAGCGCTGGGTGCGAGCTCGACCATCCCTGGGTACGCCGTCATGTCGACGCGGCCGTGGACGGCGCATTGCAGGCGGGCGAGCGCGCGGACGAGGATGCATCGAGTCCGTTGATCGCCAACGTCAGCGTGTGTGACCGTCGTACCTTGATCGTCCGTGAGGAGCCACCGGCGTTCGCGGTCTACGGCGAGCGGCACGATCACGTCGTCCGGTGCGAGCTGCGCCAGGGTCGCGACCAGGCCGGCCTCGAAGGGATGTCCGGGATTGTTCTCCTTGAACCACACCAGGCCCTCGACGGAGACATAGCAGCGCACGACGGACCAGAAACGAGCCCGGTAAGTGACAGGCACGCCGCTGATCCGGCGACCGTGTTCGGCGAGGCGACAACCGACCCACGCATCCGCAGCCTGCGTCCATTCTGGTGATAACCAGCGGTTGACCCATTGGCCCTCGGCGTCCGGACCCAGTGGTCTCGCCGGCGGCGGATAGTGCGGCACCCACGCGACGTTATCGCCCGGCACCGACAGCGAATAACCGTTTGCCTGGTCGCCGGTCCGCTCCCAGACTCCCATCACATGGATGACGCTGAACTCGATGTACTGCTGAGGAACGACCGTTATCCGCGGTCGGCCGCGTACTCGGCCCGGTGGATGGTCGACGGCGGGATGGGGCCGAACCCGGTGTGGCAGGCCGAGGCATTGACCGGCCTCATGTCGCTGGAGCCCGGGATGCGGGTGCTCGACATGGGATGCGGCGCCGCGCTGAGCTCGATCTTCCTGGCCAAGGAGTTCGGTGTCGAGGTGTGGGCGACCGATCTGTGGGTCAAGCCCGACGAGAACCTCCGCCGCGTGACCGAGGCGCAGGTCACGGACCAGGTTCACCCGATCCACGCGGAGGCCCACGCCCTGCCCTTCGCTGAGGACTTCTTCGACGCGCTGGTCAGCATTGGCGCCTATCACTACTTCGGCACCGACGACCTCTACCTCGGCTACTACTCACGTTTCGTGAAGCGCGGCGGTCAGATCGGCATCGTGCAGCCCGGTCTCGCCGAGGAGTACGAGACGCTTCCCCCGCCGCACCTCGAGCCGTACTGGATGTGGGACTTCTGCGCCTGGCACAGTCCCGCGTGGTGGCGCCGGCATTGGGAGAAGACCGGCCTGGTCACCGTCGAGGTCGCCGACCGACTGCCCGACGGCTGGCGCGACTGGCTGCAATGGAACGAAGCCTGCGACCACGACAGCGGTACGCCGGGCCGAACGGAAGCCCAAATGCTCCACACCGACGCCGGCCAAACCCTCGACCTCACCCGAGTAGTAGCCCACCGCAACTAACCGTCTCAAAGTCGGACCAGACGACACAGGGGTCCTGCATGATGGCGGCGTGGAAGGTGAAGAGGTGCTGACGGGTGGGAACGTCGCCGACCTGGTCGTGCGTGTGGGATCGACGGTGCGGAAGCCCGCGCTTGCGCAGGCGGCCGGGGTCCAGGCTGTGCTCGAGCATCTGGCCGAGCGCCCGTTCGCGCCCCGCTCGTACGGGCGTGATGAGCAGGGGCGGCAGGTTCTCGAGTACGTATCGGGCGATCTCGCCCACGCGATGCCCCCGTCGACCCTGGACGAGTTGCGCCGGGTCGGGCGGCTGATTCGCGAGCTGCACGACGCGATGGAGACCTTCGAGCCGCCATCGGATGTCACCTGGCACGTGATCGTCCCCGACCCCGCGGGCGGCGACCTGATCTGTCACAACGACCTCGCGCCGTGGAACCTGGTCCGCAACGACGAACGCTGGGTGTTCATCGACTGGGACAACGCAGGCCCTTCGTCACGACTGTGGGATCTCGGGTACGCCGCAACCGCGTTCGTCCCGTTCGTGGCGGGAGGCGACGTCGGAGTCGACGCCCCGAGATTGCGCGCTCTCGTGGACGGGTACGGGCTCGACCTCGAACAGCGCCTGGCCCTGCCGGCGCAGATTGCGGCCCGCACGCGGGGACAGTACGACCTGCTGGTCCGCGGCCGCGAGACAGGCGAGCAGCCCTGGGCGCGCATGTACACCGAAGGCCACGCCGACTACTGGGGCCCGGCCGCCGAATACATCGCGAACCATCACGACGCGTGGCTCACCGCACTGACCTCGGACTACCCAAGCTAAAGGCTCATGATGGTGGGTTGACCCAGCGCTGGTAAGTGGGGAGGTCGACGTTGCTGCCGCAGATGATGGTGAGGATGTGGTGGTTGGCGAAACGGGTGGGGTCTTCGAGGACGGCGGCCAGGCCGAGGGCGGCGGAGGGTTCGACGATGAGGCCGGCGTGGTCGAGGAGCAGGCGCATGGCGGTGACGATCGATTCCTCGTGGACGAGTACGGCGTCGTCGGCGATCAGGAGGAGGTCGTCGAGGACCTCCGGGATCGGGAAGCGGCCGGCCACCCCGTCGGCGATCGTGTTGGTGGACTCGGTTGTGATCACGCGACGCCGGCGCCACGAATGGGTCATCGCCGGCGCGCCCAGCGGTTGAACGCAGACCACGTCGACCTCAGGCGCCAGCTCCTTCACCACATGACCCACGCCGGTCGCCATCGCCCCGCCGCCGAGTGCAATCAGCACGGTGTCGAACTCCGGCGTACCCTCCACCAACTCG from Kribbella sp. NBC_00709 carries:
- a CDS encoding nucleotidyltransferase domain-containing protein; its protein translation is MTEYAMPPEAARTLITALQGRGVAACVSGGWAVDALVGKQTREHQDLDIWADADDFEGLLAAFANEGVDQIYPWPGDRPWNFVLHDGHSRRVDLHLYETLNDGRLHYGSVKAPFMFTREDLSGEGEIAGLSVHCERPEFALQNHTGYELRGSDRHDIAVLCEHFGLHPPENVR
- a CDS encoding dihydrofolate reductase family protein, giving the protein MTAIYTFDVFSSLDGFASYDNADWGPYWGKQGPEFLDRRLASYDEKQRMVFGGSTFRLMMEMVGVSKVPTEALDPVNARMRSMPTTVVSSTLEGPFDWPDATAVSGNAVDTIARLKEESDVPLRSHGSLSLNRALMAAGLVDHVQVTVFPVIAGQTGVEPIFQGAADFDLELLESRTLDGRTQELIYRPTLHT
- a CDS encoding SAM-dependent methyltransferase encodes the protein MDDAELDVLLRNDRYPRSAAYSARWMVDGGMGPNPVWQAEALTGLMSLEPGMRVLDMGCGAALSSIFLAKEFGVEVWATDLWVKPDENLRRVTEAQVTDQVHPIHAEAHALPFAEDFFDALVSIGAYHYFGTDDLYLGYYSRFVKRGGQIGIVQPGLAEEYETLPPPHLEPYWMWDFCAWHSPAWWRRHWEKTGLVTVEVADRLPDGWRDWLQWNEACDHDSGTPGRTEAQMLHTDAGQTLDLTRVVAHRN
- a CDS encoding GNAT family N-acetyltransferase — protein: MTAVVLDLTVRDLADADLAACGFAGSELHLTQVAKELDRARGGEVDYLAVCTKTDLPVAIGGVDYLPHPGAGSLWQLSVHPALQSCGIGTVLIRAAEQRILARGLDRAEVGVELSNPRARALYERLGYVAYDEVVESWDQQNPDGSITRYETTCAQMRKELSEGN
- a CDS encoding phosphotransferase gives rise to the protein MEGEEVLTGGNVADLVVRVGSTVRKPALAQAAGVQAVLEHLAERPFAPRSYGRDEQGRQVLEYVSGDLAHAMPPSTLDELRRVGRLIRELHDAMETFEPPSDVTWHVIVPDPAGGDLICHNDLAPWNLVRNDERWVFIDWDNAGPSSRLWDLGYAATAFVPFVAGGDVGVDAPRLRALVDGYGLDLEQRLALPAQIAARTRGQYDLLVRGRETGEQPWARMYTEGHADYWGPAAEYIANHHDAWLTALTSDYPS
- a CDS encoding NUDIX domain-containing protein, coding for MKHFGVYAIWQQKGQLVLVRKTRGPYEGLLDLPGGSPEPAESELTTLRRELLEECGVELTQALDSTAFTFHVDRDSSGHPINFTHSGVVSRVEVAGPVVQDIASEDVRGVVLATAADTHLFSPLVTEALRLFPSLAP
- a CDS encoding helix-turn-helix domain-containing protein, yielding MDKDSQAVTALLNHALDESGLSQAAFATALRTSASRLSTYRSGRTKPTAQFVLRAGRIAHALHDAREHRIMTAPATATAIREASDDDWAWRMLLQGRDHLRLLLKRRDGSEAAWEAAPGTTLHTGFDTLLAALTAHEFKGAGEPPPDWTKVAPLPEPWIPDHPFLDHAQIIEQTPDHLAQLNIFVPDRDLATA
- a CDS encoding threonine ammonia-lyase; this encodes MIDPVFLDSPQYRCEALEPALGCEVSIKLETANPVRSFKGRGTELVASQLAEAGSRAVVCASAGNLGQALAWSGRRRGLDVTVVASRFATKAKLERIRALGAKLELVDGDHELARERAAAIAQYDGIRLLEDSLDLETCEGAATIGLELVEGTPEFDTVLIALGGGAMATGVGHVVKELAPEVDVVCVQPLGAPAMTHSWRRRRVITTESTNTIADGVAGRFPIPEVLDDLLLIADDAVLVHEESIVTAMRLLLDHAGLIVEPSAALGLAAVLEDPTRFANHHILTIICGSNVDLPTYQRWVNPPS
- a CDS encoding NUDIX domain-containing protein; this encodes MGDKIPIAVAVLVRDGLVLMVHRHPWRRWYPDSWSFSAGGHVESGELPHQAVGRECLEELGVHVHDPVPIPMTVIDPTLDVHAFLVTRWEGEPVNAAPEEHDDLRWFRPSDLADLTMAHPESLSGILSAVQGATA